A portion of the Litorimonas taeanensis genome contains these proteins:
- a CDS encoding DUF1289 domain-containing protein produces MLRQSETIESPCKLICKLDLETRLCTGCGRSRDEIGAWMGYSRAERAFIMTQLKARLDTLKAAGKLET; encoded by the coding sequence ATGTTGCGCCAATCTGAAACTATTGAAAGTCCATGCAAGTTAATATGCAAACTTGATTTGGAAACGCGCCTTTGCACGGGGTGCGGCCGTAGCCGCGATGAAATCGGGGCTTGGATGGGCTATAGCCGCGCCGAACGCGCCTTCATCATGACGCAGTTAAAGGCTCGCCTAGACACATTGAAAGCCGCAGGGAAATTGGAAACGTAA